In a single window of the Papaver somniferum cultivar HN1 chromosome 8, ASM357369v1, whole genome shotgun sequence genome:
- the LOC113301984 gene encoding heat stress transcription factor A-1-like — MEGVQNNTTATTMPPSSNNLNGNSPPPFLSKTYDMVDDPTTDVVVSWSSSNNSFVVWNPPEFARDLLPKFFKHNNFSSFVRQLNTYGFRKVDPDRWEFANEGFLRGQKHLLKTISRRKPVNVQAQQQQPQGQSSSVGACVEVGKFGLEEEIERLKRDKNVLMQELVRLRQQQQSTDHQLQTLGQRLQGMEQRQQQMMSFLAKAMQSPGFLAQLVQQQNENNRRIAGVNKKRRLPKHEDNLEDGHSTTAPDGQIIKYQPLLNEAAQAMLMQLNLASPSHRLDPDTNGDSIFIDDIPSPSSTQLDSGSTSNRISGVTLSEVAPTSGHSLLSVSSGYSGMRRSAALSEIQSCGAVTDSVTTTTSPLPDMSILDELEEELTEFPHMQEMGLENGGIEIPGSDFVGHGTGNGEVYNDSLGVDDTISPLESGQFSPDLDVDMLVDGYTTKLPGINDSFWEQFLSTGHLSLGTDENNDAPLAENVGKGEVQQATVHQQQQQNGGNKDGQHHNMDQLTQQMGLLTSENDGAV; from the exons ATGGAAGGAGTTCAAAATAATACAACAGCGACAACGATGCCACCAAGTTCGAATAATCTGAATGGGaattcaccaccaccatttcTGAGTAAAACTTATGATATGGTTGATGATCCAACTACGGATGTTGTTGTTTCTTGGAGTTCAAGCAATAACAGTTTTGTTGTTTGGAATCCACCTGAGTTTGCTAGAGATCTTTTGCCTAAGTTTTTTAAGCATAATAATTTCTCTAGCTTTGTCAGACAATTGAATACTTAT GGGTTTAGGAAGGTTGATCCTGACAGGTGGGAGTTTGCAAATGAAGGATTTTTAAGAGGTCAAAAACACTTGTTGAAGACAATTAGTAGGCGGAAACCTGTCAATGTGCAGGCACAGCAACAGCAACCTCAAGGACAGAGTTCATCGGTCGGGGCATGTGTTGAAGTGGGGAAATTTGGACTTGAAGAAGAGATAGAGAGGCTTAAGAGGGACAAAAATGTTCTCATGCAGGAACTTGTTAGGCTGAGGCAGCAACAACAGTCAACTGATCATCAGTTGCAGACGCTAGGGCAGCGGCTGCAAGGTATGGAGCAGCGGCAACAACAAATGATGTCGTTTTTGGCGAAGGCCATGCAGAGTCCAGGATTCTTAGCCCAGTTGGTCCAGCAACAGAATGAAAATAACAGACGGATCGCTGGAGTTAACAAGAAACGAAGACTACCCAAACATGAAGATAACCTTGAGGATGGTCATTCTACTACTGCTCCTGATGGACAGATCATTAAATACCAGCCGTTGTTGAACGAGGCAGCACAAGCAATGTTGATGCAGCTGAACCTTGCTTCACCATCTCATAGATTAGATCCAGATACCAATGGAGATAGTATTTTCATTGATGACATACCTTCACCATCCAGTACACAGTTAGACAGCGGGAGTACATCAAATCGGATATCTGGCGTCACTCTTTCGGAGGTCGCTCCAACTTCTGGACATTCACTTTTGTCAGTCTCATCAGGGTATTCAGGAATGCGTCGCTCAGCCGCTCTTTCCGAGATTCAATCTTGTGGTGCTGTAACAGATTCGGTAACAACCACCACAAGTCCTTTGCCAGATATGAGTATTCTTGATGAACTGGAAGAGGAACTAACAGAATTTCCTCACATGCAAGAAATGGGACTGGAAAATGGTGGAATTGAAATTCCTGGCTCAGATTTTGTGGGTCATGGGACAGGAAATGGAGAAGTGTATAATGACTCGTTGGGAGTAGATGACACAATCTCCCCATTAGAAAGTGGACAGTTCTCACCTGATCTTGATGTGGATATGTTGGTAGATGGGTACACCACTAAGCTTCCTGGCATAAACGATTCTTTTTGGGAACAATTTCTGTCAACTGGTCATCTCTCTTTAGGAACAGATGAGAATAATGATGCTCCCCTAGCAGAAAATGTTGGGAAGGGAGAGGTACAGCAGGCAACAGtgcatcagcagcaacagcagaatgGAGGGAATAAGGACGGCCAGCATCATAATATGGACCAGCTTACACAACAGATGGGGCTTCTTACTTCAGAAAATGATGGTGCAGTCTGA